A window of the Campylobacter massiliensis genome harbors these coding sequences:
- a CDS encoding phospholipase A, whose protein sequence is MKKIIVLSAILLNLALAAHAETAKQNLAPQPENPAENSAEPTAKDEAKRLYEAAAKLEYEGDKTRALQLYKLAAKKAIFTDEDGETAAMERSVIAPSDSVADAPVEEQKIASKERPKAKFESGEAYDVDEILGLKMHHLNYLLPATYAFNDVEGRRRFETAFQISLQKPLFYDVFDMNETISAGYSQSSWWQTAKSSTPFRETNYRPEIFVTVPMRFEALPSLDYLRAGLLHESNGQGGEKSRSWNRVYLEAKLYAGSLVVIPRAWARIPESKGSDDNPDIEKYLSNMDINFALPYRGHVFTAMVRNNLHFDKTNRGAGELGWLFPFGKSGVYGYVKYFTGYGESLIDYNRHTDKVGIGFAILK, encoded by the coding sequence ATGAAAAAAATTATCGTTTTATCGGCGATTTTGTTAAATTTAGCCCTAGCCGCTCATGCGGAAACGGCGAAGCAAAATTTAGCCCCGCAGCCAGAAAATCCAGCCGAAAATTCGGCCGAACCGACAGCCAAAGACGAAGCCAAACGCCTCTACGAAGCCGCCGCAAAGCTCGAATACGAAGGCGACAAAACAAGAGCCCTTCAGCTTTATAAGCTGGCGGCCAAAAAGGCGATATTTACGGACGAGGACGGCGAAACGGCTGCCATGGAGCGCTCCGTGATTGCGCCCTCAGATAGCGTAGCGGACGCGCCCGTAGAGGAGCAAAAGATCGCCTCCAAAGAGCGCCCGAAAGCGAAATTTGAGAGCGGCGAGGCATACGACGTGGATGAAATTTTGGGCTTAAAAATGCACCATTTAAACTACCTCTTGCCCGCAACCTACGCATTTAACGACGTCGAGGGTAGGCGTAGATTTGAGACCGCTTTTCAGATCAGCCTGCAAAAGCCGCTATTTTACGACGTGTTTGACATGAACGAAACGATCTCTGCAGGCTACTCGCAAAGCTCGTGGTGGCAGACGGCCAAGAGCTCTACGCCGTTTCGTGAAACCAACTACCGCCCCGAGATTTTCGTGACCGTTCCGATGAGATTTGAGGCGCTACCGAGCCTTGATTACCTACGCGCGGGACTTTTGCACGAGAGTAACGGCCAAGGCGGCGAGAAGTCGCGCTCATGGAACCGCGTATATCTCGAGGCTAAACTTTACGCAGGTAGCCTAGTCGTGATCCCGCGAGCGTGGGCGCGCATACCAGAGAGCAAAGGCAGCGACGACAATCCCGACATCGAAAAATACCTCAGCAACATGGATATAAATTTCGCCCTGCCTTACCGCGGTCACGTCTTTACGGCGATGGTGCGAAACAACCTGCATTTTGATAAAACCAACCGCGGCGCGGGCGAGCTTGGCTGGCTGTTTCCGTTTGGCAAGAGCGGCGTTTACGGCTACGTGAAGTACTTCACGGGATACGGCGAGAGCCTCATCGACTACAACCGCCACACCGACAAAGTCGGTATCGGCTTTGCGATTTTGAAGTAA
- the mobA gene encoding molybdenum cofactor guanylyltransferase — protein MKTCVILAGGKSSRMGRDKTLLPFGGFATLTHYGAHKFGRIFERVFVSSKFEKFNPPLPLIKDAGADEISQSNLNAVSDKNDTTPNSAQICVQDTANLSPDAFSPMLALYSILKNFPNESVFIVPADMPFVSEECVRELYKFAGEYDMVIAADESHTHSLCGFFSGDLADDAGELFAAGEHKIGLLRSRCRCKIVKFAREDEFFNINYQADYEQALKEGKI, from the coding sequence ATGAAAACATGCGTCATCTTGGCCGGCGGCAAAAGCTCGCGAATGGGCCGCGACAAAACGCTGCTGCCTTTTGGCGGATTTGCGACGCTCACGCACTACGGAGCGCATAAATTCGGGCGGATTTTCGAGCGCGTATTCGTTAGCTCTAAATTTGAAAAATTTAACCCACCCCTGCCGCTCATCAAAGACGCCGGCGCAGACGAGATCTCTCAGTCAAATTTGAACGCGGTAAGCGATAAAAACGACACCACGCCAAACTCAGCTCAAATTTGCGTGCAAGATACGGCAAATTTGAGTCCGGACGCCTTTTCTCCGATGCTAGCTCTTTACAGTATCCTTAAAAATTTCCCAAACGAAAGCGTCTTTATCGTCCCGGCCGATATGCCTTTTGTTAGCGAAGAGTGCGTGCGCGAGCTATATAAATTTGCCGGCGAATACGATATGGTCATCGCCGCGGACGAGTCGCATACGCACTCGCTTTGCGGATTTTTTAGCGGGGATTTAGCGGACGACGCGGGCGAGCTTTTTGCCGCGGGCGAGCACAAGATCGGGCTTTTACGTAGCCGCTGCCGCTGCAAGATCGTAAAATTCGCGCGCGAAGACGAGTTTTTTAACATCAACTATCAAGCAGATTACGAACAAGCCTTAAAAGAAGGAAAAATATGA
- a CDS encoding SemiSWEET family transporter, whose translation MSEKNLQILGWIGTCLSVIMYISYIPQIMGNLDGNKTPFIQPLAAAINCTIWTSYGLLKAKRDYPLAAANLPGIIFGLLATITAF comes from the coding sequence ATGAGCGAGAAAAATTTACAAATTTTAGGCTGGATAGGCACGTGCCTGTCGGTTATCATGTATATTTCTTATATCCCGCAGATAATGGGCAACCTTGACGGCAACAAGACGCCTTTTATCCAGCCTCTAGCCGCAGCGATAAACTGCACGATCTGGACTAGCTACGGTCTGCTAAAAGCCAAGAGAGACTATCCGCTAGCTGCTGCGAATTTGCCGGGGATAATTTTTGGCCTTTTGGCAACGATAACGGCGTTTTAA
- the leuC gene encoding 3-isopropylmalate dehydratase large subunit, with product MQNSKQTITEKIFSEHVGREVFAGEIIESDIDMVIGNDITTPISIKQFERSGATRLANPDGFSVVMDHYIPAKDILSANQAKISRDFAYKHDLKNYFDEKDMGIEHALLPEKGLVVPGDVIIGADSHTCTHGALGAFATGMGSTDLAYAMITGKNWFKVPPTIKVIFRGKLDRHVYGKDLILEIIRRIGVDGALYKALEFTGETIENLDMDGRFSMCNMAIEAGGKSGIIAVDETTKEFLKGKTLRAEPKLHYSDEGANYEQILEIDVSKLDPVIAYPFLPSNGKSVREAVRDDIAIDQAFIGSCTNGRLSDLRIAAEILKGRKVARKTRLIITPATQKIALQAQKEGLMDIFAEAGAVVSNPTCGACLGGYMGILGVGERCVSTTNRNFVGRMGDRTSEVYLANSAVAAASAVAGKIADPRDL from the coding sequence ATGCAAAACTCAAAGCAAACCATCACCGAAAAGATTTTCAGCGAGCACGTAGGGCGCGAGGTTTTCGCGGGCGAGATCATCGAAAGCGACATCGACATGGTCATCGGCAACGACATCACGACTCCTATCTCCATCAAGCAGTTTGAGCGAAGCGGCGCGACAAGGCTAGCTAATCCGGACGGCTTTAGCGTCGTGATGGACCACTACATCCCGGCAAAAGACATCCTAAGCGCCAACCAAGCCAAAATCAGCCGCGATTTTGCGTATAAGCACGATTTGAAAAACTATTTCGATGAAAAGGACATGGGCATCGAGCACGCGCTTTTGCCCGAAAAAGGACTCGTAGTGCCTGGCGACGTCATCATCGGCGCCGATAGCCACACCTGTACCCACGGCGCGCTGGGAGCCTTTGCCACGGGCATGGGTAGCACCGACCTAGCCTACGCGATGATAACGGGCAAAAACTGGTTTAAGGTGCCGCCCACTATCAAAGTGATCTTTCGCGGCAAGCTAGACCGCCACGTCTACGGCAAGGACCTCATCCTAGAGATCATCCGCCGCATCGGCGTAGACGGCGCGCTGTATAAGGCGCTGGAGTTTACGGGCGAGACGATAGAGAACCTCGATATGGACGGGCGTTTTAGCATGTGTAACATGGCGATCGAGGCCGGCGGAAAAAGCGGTATCATCGCGGTCGATGAAACCACGAAAGAGTTTTTGAAAGGCAAAACCTTACGCGCCGAGCCGAAGCTGCACTACTCCGACGAGGGCGCAAACTACGAGCAAATTTTAGAGATCGACGTTAGCAAGCTCGATCCCGTGATCGCATATCCGTTTCTACCTAGCAACGGCAAGAGCGTGCGCGAGGCCGTCAGAGACGATATCGCTATCGATCAGGCCTTTATCGGTAGCTGCACGAACGGCAGGCTAAGCGATCTACGCATCGCGGCTGAAATCCTAAAAGGCCGCAAGGTAGCTCGCAAAACCCGCCTCATCATCACGCCTGCGACGCAAAAGATCGCCCTGCAAGCGCAAAAAGAGGGGCTGATGGACATATTTGCCGAGGCTGGCGCGGTCGTCTCAAATCCAACCTGCGGCGCGTGCCTGGGCGGATATATGGGGATTTTGGGCGTGGGCGAGCGCTGCGTGAGCACGACGAACAGAAACTTCGTCGGCCGTATGGGCGATCGCACGAGCGAGGTGTATCTGGCGAATTCTGCCGTAGCCGCAGCTAGTGCCGTCGCAGGCAAAATTGCCGACCCGCGCGATTTATAA
- a CDS encoding TonB-dependent siderophore receptor — protein MNKFSLSLAASSLLLTQIFAADVALQGVEISESADDGYRAKTSEVGKTNTPILEIPQTVNVVTQQQLKDKKPETLAESLQNVSGVSYGNTTGGIFDSIIKRGFGGGRDGSIMRNGVPSSVMHSFNKTVESVEVLKGPASLLYGAQEPGGIINMVTKKPKYDFSNEIWAGIGNRNYWNAGFDSTGPIADSGFAYRFIFDMMQKDYWREFGEYKNVLFAPSLSYKGDDYRINLAYTHTRSTDPIDRGMYLIPSTGKLLPIDKKRRLDEPFNKLKTRLDTVDVNFEKNIGEDWLLRGAYAYSRSKHEYGHIRLMNVNLNTGVAARRNEAYDGFIHRTHAGSLNLNGYVQTGEIEHNLLFGIDAKEYYRYRPGALNSYSSGTTHRNFPINIYSPVYGTVAYPSDRASGIQYQKLRTIGFYAQDSINLTENLIYSLGVRYEYYNQVARGTTSGPNTTDQQDGKFTWQTGLLYLLTPEWSVYTNYAQSFSPQMAISGDDIGDIKPEEGKSIELGTKFQNDSITASAAVFNIDKKNIMRTVNSVSTPVGEARSRGFEFDFNGRVTQGLSVGASYAYTKTEVRKDSGAFAVLVGKPLEATPKHQASLFANYDFSHLGAKGLRIGGGARYFGSWYTYYMRTNLPAVPAGTGFKMDDAVVYDAFISYDTKIAGYETNFSFNVKNLTDKLYYTSSSTGTQANIIPIQPGYARQFMLTVSVKF, from the coding sequence ATGAACAAATTTAGCCTAAGTTTAGCGGCCTCGTCGCTGCTTTTAACTCAAATTTTCGCCGCCGACGTAGCGCTACAAGGCGTCGAGATTAGCGAGAGCGCGGACGACGGATACCGCGCCAAAACCAGCGAAGTAGGCAAAACAAATACGCCTATTTTAGAGATCCCGCAGACGGTAAACGTCGTAACCCAGCAGCAACTAAAGGATAAAAAACCCGAGACTCTAGCCGAGAGCCTTCAAAACGTGAGCGGAGTTAGCTACGGAAACACCACGGGCGGTATCTTTGACTCGATCATTAAGCGAGGCTTTGGCGGCGGACGCGACGGCTCGATCATGCGAAACGGCGTACCGTCTAGCGTCATGCATAGCTTTAACAAAACCGTAGAAAGCGTCGAGGTGCTAAAAGGCCCGGCTAGCTTGCTCTACGGCGCGCAAGAGCCCGGCGGCATCATAAATATGGTCACTAAAAAGCCAAAATACGACTTCTCAAACGAAATTTGGGCCGGTATCGGCAACCGCAACTACTGGAACGCGGGCTTTGACAGCACGGGACCGATCGCTGATAGCGGCTTTGCGTATAGATTTATATTTGATATGATGCAAAAAGACTACTGGAGAGAGTTTGGCGAATATAAAAACGTCCTCTTTGCGCCTTCGCTCTCGTATAAAGGCGATGATTACCGCATAAATTTAGCCTATACGCACACGCGATCGACCGATCCGATCGACCGCGGTATGTATCTCATTCCAAGCACGGGCAAGCTACTTCCGATAGATAAGAAAAGGCGCCTTGACGAGCCGTTTAATAAACTAAAAACCAGACTCGACACCGTAGATGTAAATTTTGAAAAAAATATCGGCGAGGACTGGCTACTGCGCGGCGCTTACGCGTATTCGCGCTCAAAGCACGAATACGGCCACATCAGGCTAATGAACGTAAATTTAAACACGGGCGTTGCGGCTAGACGAAACGAGGCGTATGACGGATTTATCCACCGCACGCACGCGGGGTCGTTAAATTTAAACGGTTACGTGCAAACGGGCGAGATAGAGCATAACTTGCTATTTGGTATCGACGCAAAGGAGTACTACCGCTATAGACCCGGCGCGCTAAACAGCTATAGCTCCGGCACGACGCACAGAAACTTCCCGATAAATATCTACAGTCCAGTCTACGGCACGGTCGCCTATCCGTCCGACCGAGCCTCCGGTATCCAGTATCAAAAGCTAAGAACGATCGGATTTTACGCGCAAGATAGTATAAATTTGACCGAAAATTTGATCTACTCTTTGGGCGTTAGATACGAATACTACAACCAAGTCGCTCGCGGCACGACCAGCGGACCAAACACCACCGATCAGCAAGACGGCAAATTTACGTGGCAGACGGGGCTTTTATACCTGCTAACGCCGGAGTGGTCCGTTTACACCAACTACGCGCAAAGCTTTAGCCCGCAAATGGCGATCAGCGGCGACGACATCGGCGACATAAAGCCCGAAGAAGGCAAAAGCATAGAGCTAGGAACTAAATTTCAAAACGATAGCATAACGGCTAGCGCGGCGGTCTTTAACATCGATAAGAAAAACATCATGCGCACCGTAAATAGCGTAAGTACGCCCGTGGGCGAGGCGCGCTCGAGAGGATTTGAGTTTGACTTTAACGGCCGCGTGACGCAAGGGCTAAGCGTGGGCGCTAGCTACGCATACACTAAAACCGAGGTGCGTAAGGATAGCGGCGCGTTTGCCGTGCTAGTGGGCAAACCGCTAGAAGCCACGCCTAAGCACCAAGCCAGCCTCTTTGCTAACTACGACTTTAGTCATCTAGGCGCAAAAGGCCTAAGGATCGGCGGCGGAGCGAGGTACTTTGGCTCATGGTACACCTACTACATGAGGACGAATTTACCGGCCGTGCCTGCGGGAACGGGCTTTAAGATGGACGATGCGGTCGTTTACGACGCATTTATCAGCTACGATACCAAGATCGCGGGCTACGAGACGAATTTCTCGTTTAACGTCAAAAACTTGACCGATAAGCTCTACTATACGTCCTCATCGACCGGCACGCAGGCCAATATCATACCGATACAGCCGGGGTATGCGAGGCAGTTTATGCTGACTGTTAGCGTTAAATTTTAA
- a CDS encoding NFACT RNA binding domain-containing protein: MKYANLKQIQSFLGKFKKITAIRRAGDMAIFIEFDGELGLFFDLSKSDSAIYANPDFLNVKEYKAPFDVALKKRFWGAKILNLSVPEGNRILKLECEFQGSYKSLASSLFLEFTGRFTNAIITDEKGVIVEALRHIDNNFRVIKPGRELLELPPAVIKERQTPPITDFERYFSEEFKRVNNAKLENLRAVKSAAIERKMQNLSEILAGLENESDLNAQSEILSKNAGLILSNLHALRDYEREVTLNDFERGEVRLVLDDSPKIAANAMFAKAKRLKQKAAGLTIERQNLTEKLEFLSNLQTLVNEAKSAEELEVLAPKKARAVKQKEQNQNVEDFYVEGYKISIGRNEKGNVWLLKNSKKDDVWMHLKDLPSAHVIIKTAKSAPSEEILRFAAKICVNFSVKGGGTYEVDFTKRNNVKITSGANVNYINFKTILVTKHD; encoded by the coding sequence ATGAAATACGCAAATTTAAAACAAATACAATCTTTTCTAGGCAAATTTAAAAAAATAACCGCAATCAGACGCGCGGGCGATATGGCGATATTTATAGAATTTGACGGCGAGCTCGGACTATTTTTCGACCTTAGCAAATCTGACTCCGCGATCTACGCAAATCCTGATTTTCTAAATGTAAAAGAGTACAAAGCGCCCTTTGACGTCGCGCTTAAAAAGAGGTTTTGGGGGGCTAAAATTTTAAATTTAAGCGTGCCCGAGGGAAATAGAATTTTAAAGCTGGAGTGCGAATTCCAAGGCTCGTATAAGAGTTTAGCCTCGAGCCTGTTTTTGGAGTTTACGGGGCGATTTACCAACGCTATCATTACGGACGAAAAGGGCGTCATCGTCGAGGCTTTGCGCCATATAGATAATAATTTTCGCGTGATAAAACCGGGGCGCGAGCTGCTAGAGCTGCCGCCGGCAGTGATAAAAGAGCGCCAGACGCCGCCGATAACGGATTTTGAGCGGTATTTTAGCGAGGAATTTAAGCGCGTAAATAACGCAAAGCTAGAAAATCTGCGCGCTGTAAAATCGGCCGCGATAGAGCGAAAAATGCAAAATTTAAGTGAGATTTTAGCGGGGCTTGAAAACGAAAGCGACCTAAATGCGCAAAGCGAAATTTTAAGCAAAAACGCGGGGCTGATCTTATCAAATTTGCACGCGTTAAGAGACTACGAGCGCGAGGTAACGCTAAATGATTTCGAGCGAGGCGAGGTGAGGCTCGTGCTGGACGATAGCCCAAAAATCGCCGCAAACGCGATGTTTGCCAAAGCAAAAAGGCTAAAACAAAAGGCGGCGGGTCTAACGATAGAGCGGCAAAATTTGACCGAAAAGCTGGAGTTTTTATCAAATTTACAAACGCTCGTAAATGAAGCAAAAAGCGCCGAAGAGCTAGAGGTCCTAGCGCCTAAAAAGGCCCGCGCCGTAAAGCAAAAAGAGCAAAATCAAAACGTCGAGGATTTTTACGTCGAAGGCTATAAAATCAGCATCGGACGCAACGAAAAAGGCAACGTCTGGCTGCTAAAAAACTCGAAAAAAGACGACGTCTGGATGCATCTAAAAGACCTACCGTCCGCGCACGTCATCATCAAAACCGCAAAAAGCGCTCCCAGCGAGGAAATTTTGAGATTTGCGGCTAAAATTTGCGTAAATTTTAGCGTCAAAGGCGGCGGGACGTACGAGGTTGACTTTACCAAACGTAACAACGTCAAAATTACGAGTGGCGCAAATGTAAATTATATTAATTTTAAGACGATATTAGTAACAAAGCACGACTAA
- a CDS encoding phosphatidate cytidylyltransferase, translating to MKTRIITGVALFAAVFVIFFVDSYLLNFAILGFVLYTAFGEAVRLYGLQGSSLALVAVIFYLLTPFSNPVFIAILAVLLVVSFLAHFKSENLTPALPFLYPMTPIFLIWMLYSQYGVGYLAWLILTVVACDSGAFFVGKFCGKHAFSETSPNKTWEGVAGGIAVATVFGAGFGWVLTDSFWHSLITAFLVAVFGVWGDLFESYLKRRAGVKDSGTLLPGHGGMLDRVDGYLFGVAAILWTLSW from the coding sequence ATGAAAACGCGTATAATCACCGGCGTCGCTCTATTTGCGGCGGTTTTTGTCATCTTTTTCGTCGATAGTTATCTGTTAAATTTCGCCATTTTAGGCTTCGTGCTTTACACGGCCTTTGGCGAAGCCGTGAGGCTCTACGGCCTACAAGGAAGCTCTCTTGCTCTCGTGGCGGTTATTTTTTACCTGCTCACGCCTTTTTCAAACCCCGTATTTATCGCTATTTTAGCGGTCTTGCTCGTGGTTAGTTTTCTCGCGCATTTTAAGAGCGAAAATCTAACGCCCGCGCTGCCGTTTTTGTATCCGATGACGCCGATTTTTCTCATCTGGATGCTTTATTCGCAGTACGGCGTAGGCTACTTGGCGTGGCTGATTTTAACGGTCGTGGCGTGCGATAGCGGGGCGTTTTTCGTCGGTAAATTTTGCGGCAAACACGCCTTTAGCGAGACTTCGCCGAACAAAACATGGGAGGGCGTCGCAGGCGGTATCGCCGTGGCTACGGTCTTTGGCGCGGGCTTTGGCTGGGTGCTGACCGATAGCTTTTGGCATAGCCTCATCACGGCGTTTTTGGTTGCGGTTTTTGGCGTTTGGGGCGATCTTTTCGAGAGCTACTTAAAGCGCCGCGCGGGCGTCAAGGATAGCGGCACGCTGCTACCGGGTCACGGCGGTATGCTTGACCGCGTCGACGGCTATCTTTTCGGCGTCGCGGCGATACTCTGGACGCTATCGTGGTAG
- the dxr gene encoding 1-deoxy-D-xylulose-5-phosphate reductoisomerase: MVVLGSTGSIGTNTLNLARKFGLSVEALSCASNYELLNEQIAEFKPKFVCIAEPKFAKFVKHKRVFAGAQGICDMLKECESQRVVNSLVGFAGLAPSLAAQKLGKKLALANKESLVAGGKFLNTSAINPIDSEHFGLKFLLANKTPVARLVITASGGAFYKTPLKSLKDARAADALKHPNWSMGAKITIDSATMANKLFEVLEAFWLYGVRDIEALIERTSTVHALVEFADGSTTAHLSKTDMILAIAHAILGEDGALNLSAADAKNGQIVPNLDLKTLKNIKFGEINLKKYPIFSLKDQALQSPDLGVAINAANEVAVYKFLRRECGFLDISRTVLAAAKRFENEKIESESKIFEVDLEVRAWAEKSLK, from the coding sequence GTGGTAGTGCTGGGCTCGACGGGCTCGATCGGGACGAATACTTTAAATCTAGCCCGTAAATTCGGCCTTAGCGTCGAGGCGCTGAGCTGCGCGTCAAACTACGAGCTTTTAAACGAGCAAATCGCCGAATTTAAACCCAAATTCGTCTGTATCGCCGAGCCTAAATTTGCTAAATTCGTAAAACATAAACGCGTTTTTGCCGGCGCTCAGGGCATCTGCGATATGCTAAAAGAGTGCGAGAGCCAGCGCGTCGTAAACTCTCTAGTGGGTTTTGCGGGTCTTGCTCCTAGCTTAGCCGCACAAAAGCTGGGCAAAAAACTAGCGCTTGCCAATAAAGAAAGCCTCGTCGCGGGCGGCAAATTTTTAAACACGAGTGCGATAAATCCGATAGATAGCGAGCATTTCGGGCTTAAATTTTTGCTCGCGAACAAAACCCCGGTCGCTAGGCTCGTCATCACGGCCTCGGGCGGCGCCTTTTACAAAACCCCGCTAAAATCCCTAAAAGACGCCCGTGCCGCAGACGCGCTAAAGCACCCGAACTGGAGCATGGGCGCAAAGATCACGATCGACAGCGCGACGATGGCGAACAAGCTTTTTGAGGTGCTGGAGGCCTTTTGGCTCTACGGCGTGCGGGATATCGAGGCGCTCATCGAGCGCACGTCCACGGTGCACGCGCTGGTGGAGTTTGCCGACGGCTCGACTACGGCGCATCTATCCAAAACCGATATGATTTTAGCCATCGCGCATGCGATTTTGGGCGAGGACGGAGCGCTAAATTTGAGCGCCGCCGATGCGAAAAACGGGCAAATCGTGCCGAATTTAGACCTAAAAACATTGAAAAATATAAAATTCGGCGAGATAAATTTGAAAAAATATCCTATCTTTTCGCTAAAAGACCAAGCTTTGCAAAGCCCGGATCTTGGCGTTGCGATAAACGCCGCAAACGAAGTCGCCGTGTATAAGTTTTTGCGCCGCGAATGCGGATTTTTAGATATCTCGCGAACGGTTTTAGCCGCGGCAAAGAGGTTTGAAAACGAGAAGATAGAGAGCGAGAGTAAGATTTTTGAAGTGGATTTAGAAGTGAGAGCGTGGGCGGAAAAGTCGCTTAAATAG